One Hydrogenispora ethanolica DNA window includes the following coding sequences:
- a CDS encoding response regulator transcription factor — protein MSGTPLIRVIVAEDLAVFREHFTAVINQQADLRVVAGAANGRQAVQLAAEWQPDVVLMDIEMDHKRDGIEAAQAILAAQPGIKIVFLTVHEDDETVFSAFENGAVDYVLKSSPPEEIIAAIRLAHQGHSPIRPEVAAKIRNEFSRIRKNESNLLQSVYILSQLTPSEKEILNLLLQGMRPAEIADSRQVELSTVKSQINVLLKKFNKKRTKEVVRLIKELNLNDLFYQHLNG, from the coding sequence ATGAGCGGTACCCCTCTCATCCGGGTGATTGTGGCCGAGGATCTAGCGGTGTTTCGGGAGCATTTTACGGCTGTCATCAACCAGCAGGCGGATCTGCGGGTCGTGGCCGGTGCCGCCAATGGCCGGCAAGCGGTGCAACTGGCCGCCGAGTGGCAGCCCGACGTGGTTCTGATGGACATCGAAATGGACCATAAACGCGACGGCATCGAGGCCGCCCAAGCGATTCTGGCCGCCCAGCCCGGGATCAAGATCGTCTTTCTGACGGTCCACGAGGATGATGAAACCGTCTTCAGCGCTTTCGAGAACGGCGCCGTGGATTATGTGCTCAAATCCAGTCCCCCGGAGGAGATCATCGCCGCCATCCGCCTGGCCCATCAGGGCCATTCGCCGATCCGGCCCGAAGTCGCCGCCAAGATTCGCAATGAATTCTCGCGGATTCGCAAAAACGAGAGCAACCTGCTGCAATCGGTCTATATCCTCTCCCAATTGACGCCGTCGGAAAAGGAGATCCTCAACCTGTTGCTCCAGGGCATGCGGCCGGCGGAGATCGCCGATTCCCGCCAGGTGGAGCTTTCAACAGTTAAATCCCAGATCAATGTGCTCTTAAAGAAGTTCAACAAGAAGCGGACCAAGGAAGTGGTCCG
- a CDS encoding sensor histidine kinase, whose amino-acid sequence MIILLTILIVAAIALFIVKAKNPSAYWMALMLVGWFLSMAGLILFFSKYGGFYYHVNLVLFLDDRIRQLLLTSPISIDWISRLITVGRSIFIFSLTGLSLRLFYNRPFSEIWSKYVFNAVLPLANLWFYDPLVYRSMLGLMERNATFVISLITRAWVIGSTVIALAVMVWRYRRMSIPWAKSRLKHILLGVFSLVAFYFYLAFLGPLQVTDARTYYFLYWDFSNFNPPLTTLDWYIGIGFTGFTSIWSIFAIWKYTEVQEQFGKPDLLLARKLKTANMGVRVFTHGMKNQLLMTQLLVDQTRQMARSEAAPAAEAVVQNLDKIGEIVGQTLSRLDLLYQSFKTSSLELRPLSNEELLQQTLRRIKAVPEHIRLESRLDDHCLLLADEFHLSETLANIVINALEAIPADRPGQVTIRCYVEDRWCVIRVSDNGAGIAKEQLQQIFDPFFSSKNSTKNWGVGLSYAKQIVQGHFGHILVKSQVGQGSQFDIFLPVYSVGS is encoded by the coding sequence ATGATCATTTTATTGACAATCCTAATCGTCGCGGCGATCGCCTTATTTATCGTCAAAGCCAAAAACCCCTCCGCGTATTGGATGGCTCTGATGCTGGTGGGATGGTTTCTCAGCATGGCGGGGTTGATCCTGTTCTTCTCGAAATACGGCGGCTTTTATTACCATGTCAATCTGGTCCTCTTTCTGGATGATCGCATCCGCCAGCTATTGCTCACCTCGCCCATTTCGATCGACTGGATCAGCCGGCTGATCACGGTCGGCCGTTCCATCTTTATTTTCAGCCTGACCGGGCTGTCGCTGCGGCTCTTCTATAACCGGCCGTTCAGCGAGATCTGGTCCAAGTATGTCTTCAATGCCGTCCTGCCCCTGGCGAACCTGTGGTTTTACGATCCGCTGGTCTACCGCTCGATGCTCGGCCTGATGGAGCGGAACGCCACCTTCGTCATCAGCCTGATCACCCGCGCCTGGGTCATCGGCTCCACCGTCATCGCCCTGGCGGTCATGGTCTGGCGCTATCGCCGGATGTCCATTCCCTGGGCCAAAAGCCGGCTCAAGCACATTCTGCTGGGCGTCTTTTCGCTGGTGGCCTTCTATTTTTACCTGGCTTTCCTGGGGCCGCTGCAGGTGACCGACGCCCGGACCTATTATTTTCTGTATTGGGATTTCTCCAATTTCAATCCGCCCTTGACCACGCTGGACTGGTACATCGGGATCGGCTTTACCGGGTTTACCTCCATCTGGAGCATCTTCGCCATCTGGAAGTATACCGAGGTCCAGGAGCAGTTCGGCAAGCCCGACCTGCTTCTGGCCCGCAAACTCAAGACCGCCAACATGGGGGTCCGCGTCTTCACTCACGGCATGAAGAACCAGCTGCTCATGACCCAGCTCCTGGTGGACCAGACCCGCCAGATGGCCCGCTCGGAAGCAGCCCCCGCCGCCGAAGCGGTGGTCCAAAATCTGGACAAGATCGGGGAGATCGTCGGGCAGACCTTGTCCCGCCTGGATCTGCTCTATCAATCCTTTAAAACCTCGTCCCTGGAATTGCGGCCGCTCAGCAACGAGGAGCTGCTGCAGCAGACGCTCCGCCGGATCAAGGCCGTTCCGGAGCACATCCGCCTGGAAAGCCGGCTCGACGATCACTGCCTGCTGCTGGCCGACGAATTTCATCTCAGCGAGACGCTGGCCAACATCGTGATCAACGCGCTGGAGGCCATACCCGCCGACCGGCCGGGCCAGGTGACGATCCGCTGCTATGTGGAAGACCGCTGGTGCGTGATCCGGGTCAGCGATAACGGCGCCGGCATCGCCAAGGAGCAATTGCAGCAGATCTTCGACCCCTTCTTTTCCAGCAAGAACAGTACCAAAAACTGGGGAGTCGGCCTGTCGTACGCCAAGCAGATCGTCCAGGGTCATTTCGGGCATATCCTGGTCAAGAGCCAAGTGGGCCAGGGCAGCCAGTTCGATATTTTCCTGCCGGTCTATTCCGTCGGCTCCTAG